The proteins below come from a single Microtus ochrogaster isolate Prairie Vole_2 chromosome 22, MicOch1.0, whole genome shotgun sequence genomic window:
- the Hikeshi gene encoding protein Hikeshi isoform X1 has translation MFGCLVAGRLVQTAAQQVAEDKFVFDLPDYENINHVVVFMLGTIPFPEGMGGSVYFSYPDSNGVPVWQLLGFVTNGKPSAIFKISGLKSGEGSQHPFGAMNIVRTPSVAQIGISVELLDSLAQQTPVGSAAVSSVDSFTQFTQKMLDNFYNFASSFALSQAQMTPNPSEMFIPANVVLKWYENFQRRLAQNPLFWKT, from the exons ATGTTTGGCTGCCTGGTGGCGGGGAGGCTG GTGCAAACAGCTGCACAGCAAGTGGCAGAGGATAAATTTGTTTTTGACTTGCCTGATTATGAAAATATCAACCATGTTGTGGTTTTTATGCTGGGAACAATCCCATTTCCTGAGGGGATGGGAGGATCTGTCTACTTTTCCTATCCTGACTCCAATGGGGTGCCAGTATGGCAGCTCCTGGGATTTGTCACGAACGGGAAGCCAAGTGCCATCTTCAAAATATCAGGTCTTAAATCTG GCGAAGGAAGCCAGCACCCGTTTGGAGCCATGAATATTGTGCGGACCCCATCTGTGGCTCAGATTGGCATTTCAGTGGAGCTGTTGGACAGTCTGGCTCAGCAGACTCCTGTGGGCAGCGCTGCTGTGTCCTCAGTTGACTCCTTCACGCAG TTCACACAGAAGATGTTGGACAACTTCTACAATTTTGCTTCATCATTTGCTCTCTCTCAGGCCCAGATGACACCCAATCCATCTGAGATGTTCATCCCAGCAAATGTAGTTCTGAAATG GTATGAAAACTTTCAGAGACGACTGGCACAGAACCCTCTCTTTTGGAAAACATAA
- the Hikeshi gene encoding protein Hikeshi isoform X2, which yields MNIVRTPSVAQIGISVELLDSLAQQTPVGSAAVSSVDSFTQFTQKMLDNFYNFASSFALSQAQMTPNPSEMFIPANVVLKWYENFQRRLAQNPLFWKT from the exons ATGAATATTGTGCGGACCCCATCTGTGGCTCAGATTGGCATTTCAGTGGAGCTGTTGGACAGTCTGGCTCAGCAGACTCCTGTGGGCAGCGCTGCTGTGTCCTCAGTTGACTCCTTCACGCAG TTCACACAGAAGATGTTGGACAACTTCTACAATTTTGCTTCATCATTTGCTCTCTCTCAGGCCCAGATGACACCCAATCCATCTGAGATGTTCATCCCAGCAAATGTAGTTCTGAAATG GTATGAAAACTTTCAGAGACGACTGGCACAGAACCCTCTCTTTTGGAAAACATAA